A region of the Methanobrevibacter ruminantium M1 genome:
CATAGATTTTTGGTACCTCGTCAAGGTTTGCCATGTCGACGATTACATATATTGCTTCTCCGCCAGCTGCCTTGATGTCATCTACAACAGCTGCTGCTCTTTCTTCGTTTCTTCCGCAGACAACTACTTTAGCTCCTTCCTTAGCGAATAGTTTTGCAGATTCTCTACCCATACCGGAGGTTGCTCCGGTAATGATTGCTACTTTACCATCTAGTTTTCCCATTTTTTCTCACCTTTTAAATTAAACCAGATTCTTATAAAAGAATGTGATTTCTATTTAATAGTTTGTTTTATAAAATATTTAAATATTTTTAAATTTTCTTGGTGTTTATTCAGTATATTTTGTTTTTAAAGGTTTATTATACTTAAAATGGTTAAATAATTTATATTTTTGTTCAAAATATTTAAAAAAAGATAAAAAATATGGCATTAATTTATTAAAATAATGTTCAGTGTTTAATGGATGGTGATATCTGGTATAATTTATATGGTTTCTAAATGCTAATTTGGGGTTTTATGGTGTTTGATTATAAAAAAAGTAAAAAAGAAGAATTATTATTCTTCTTTTTTGAATTCTATAAGTTTTTTCTTCTTTTTGTGAATTCTTTATTTTATTCTTCTTATTGTGAAAACATCTCTCTAAGTTCCCTTCTTAAAAGCTTCCAACCATTTACTCTTGGAAGCTCATCCATAGTGAATATCTTTCTTGGAACCTTATATCTTGCAAGATATTCCCTTGAATATTCAAGCAGTCCCTCTGGATCTTCATCTTCTTTCCATACAACTGCAGCCACTGGAAGCTCTCCCCTATGAATATCATTTATGCTGAATATGGCAATCTCATCTACCTTAGGATATTTTATAAGGGTTTCCTCAACTTCTGTAGGATAGATTTTCCATCCGCTCATTACAATCATGTCTTTCTTTCTGTCTGTAATGAAAAGACGATTGTCCTCATCGATATAACCTATATCCCCTGTGAGGAACCATCCGTCTTCAAGGAATGATTCCTTTGTTTCCTTTTCCATTCCCCAATAGCCCTTGGCTATTGCAGGTCCTCTAAGCGCTATCTCTCCATGCTCATATTTATCTAATGTTTTGTTTGGATCATCCTCATCCACTATCTTTAGCTCTGAAAAGCAAACAGGATGTCCTACGCTTTCGTATCTGTCTGCTGTAGCATAGTCCTCAGGTCTTATTACAGTGCCTGTTCCTATGACTATTGATTCGGAAAGCCCATAAGCATTTATGATTGGGATATTATATTGTCCCATGAACTTTTTCCAGATCTTTCTATGAAGTGGGCCTCCTCCGCTTATTATCTCTCTGACTGTGGATAGGTTTTCTCTTTTTTCCTCTTCAAGGTTTGTCAAGGTGTGAATTACAGGAGGCATTCCAGAGAGAACGCTTACCTTCTCCTCTTCACATAATCTTAAGTATTCGTTTATCTCAAAGAAGTCCATTGTTATGCATAATGCTCCGGCTCTCAGTGCAGCTATTGCCCAAAGAATACCTACATGAGCCATAGGATAGATGCATAGGAATGTGTCATCTTCCTTATATGTCAATACGTCACAGGCATTGTGGATTGCTGTAAACCAGTTTCCATGGGTTAGCATTGAGCCTTTAGGCTTGCCTGTTGTTCCGGAGGTATATTGGAGTTGGCATAGGTCGTCCCATTCTGTTTCCTCTGCAGGTAAGACCTCGCTATCTTTAAAGCTCTCACAGTCCTCTATGATGTATGAGTTGATTTTTAGGTCTTTTATGGTTTCTCTTGCTTCATCATCTGTTATAATCAGCTTTGCATCGGAATCACTAATCATATAGTCTAATTCGGCAGAGGTAAGTATTCTGTTGGTAGGGATTGCAATTGCACCTATTCTCCATATTGCAAGAAGTGAGAATAAGTATTCTGGAGAGTTGTTTAAATAGATGAGCACTCTGTCTCCTTTTTCTATATTTTTATCCTTTAATGATTGTCCTATTCCTGATACTATTGTTAAAAGTTCTTTTGAATTGTATCTTAGCTCTCTATTTGGATAATAAAAGACTTCCTTCTCTAGTCTGCATGCATTAGCATCTAAAAATGTGGTTATATTTAACATATTTAGCCTCTATCTTTATTTTTAATTATTTTTTTGGGTTTTTTTTACTTATTAAGAATAATTTTAATTTTCATTATTTTTTGGTTTTTTTTTTTTTTTTTACTTATGAAGAATTATTTTTAATGTCTTTTAGCTTTCCTCATTAATTTTAATAGTATTTTATAATATCTGCGAGTATTTTTATTATTGATTTTATGTGTTTTCATAATCTTTTACCTTAGTCTAATTTCTCTATTTCTTTTATGACTTCATTTGCCACATCCATTGTCTTAGCATTTCCACCTAGGTCTGGTGTCAAGACTTTTCCCTTTTCTAGGACATTTTCACAGGCTGTTTTTACTTTACTTGCCAAATAATCCTCATTCAGGTATTCAAGCATCATTGAAACTGACAGAATCATAGCAATAGGGTTTGATATATTATTTCCTGCAATGTCTGGAGCAGATCCGTGCACCGGCTCAAAGAGCCCATGCTTGTCTCCAATGTTTCCTGATGGGGCAAGTCCCAATCCTCCTACAAGACCTGCTGAAGCGTCAGATAGGATGTCTCCAAAGAGATTGCTTGTTACAATCACATCAAACTCCTGTGGCTTTGTTAAAAGATACATTGCAGTTGCATCCACGTAATAGTCGATTGTTTTTATTTGTGGATAGTCCTTTGCCACATTGTAGAATGAGTCTTTAAATACGCCGTCTGTTTTCTTTAGCACATTTGACTTATGCACGCAAGTTACTGATTCCTTATTCAGTTTGATTGCCTCTTGAAATGCAAGCCTTGAGATTCTTTCGCTCGCCTTTCTTGTAATCACCCTATGGGCTATTGCCTTATCCTCTTCCAATCTTTCCTTTCCAGAGTATAATCCTTCAGTATTTTCCCTAACAATGAGAAAGTCCAAATCATCAAAGAGGCAGTCCACTCCCTTGAATGATTTTATTGGTCTTAAGTTGGCATATGTATCCAATTCCTGCCTTAAGGTGATAATCGGGCTTTTCTCTCCAGGTGTTGAAGTGATTGCTCCAAATAGGGTTGCCTTTGCATTTCTTGCAATCCTTATGGTCTCCTCAGGTATGGTTGTTCCGTTCTTATCAAAACATTCTCGACCTGCTTCAGCTTCTACGAAGTCGATGTTTAGGTCTAATGATTCGAGAACAGCCACTCCTGCCTCTGTCACTTCCTTGCCTATGCCGTCTCCATCAATTCTTGCAATTTTTATCATAAATCATAATCCCTAATTTTTTTAATATATTATATTATGATTTTATAAGTTTTAATCTTTTTTAATTTTAATCATCAATGTATATTTTTGTACATTTTTTTTTCATTTTGTAAACATTGCTTGGTTTTATTCTAAAGGAATCTTTTTATTTTGAATTTTTAACTTAAAAATATTCTTGTTCCTCTTATAAAGATTTCTGTTTAAATTTTATTAATTGGATATCTTCACTTGACATAAGTTGATTTTGTATGATTATTGAGTATATATTGTTCATTTTTTTATTCTTGCAGCAGTTTTATCATTCTTAGTTCCAGGATTAGGTCAAGCATATGCTGGTGATATTAAGAAAGGTATAATATTTTTCATAGTATTCTTAGTAATCATTGGATTATACGTGTACTTCTTGAATAAATACTTGCCTTTCAATATTATTGAATTGATTTTCGGTATTTACGCTGCTTACGATGGATATCAAATGGCAAAAGCTTAGAAATCTTTTTTCGAATGCTTTTATTATTATAAACTAATTTTTATTAATTTCTTTTTAATTTATTTTTACTATATTTTAATATTTTTTTTAAAGGATATTTTCATTTATTTCTTTTAGAAGATTTCATTTTTTCTTGAATCATTTTTTTACTATTCTTAATTACTTTTTTAGTTTAATTAAGTTCATTAAACCGAAGTTTTACGAAACCCATATGCAGTGAGCAAGAATTTAAGAGTTCTCCGTGAGCATGATTAGGCCTACGTCATAAATCCAACTTATTCCATGCCTAGACTGATAGGCTCAGTGAAAAGGGTCGGATATATGCTTCAGCTATTGTAGAAAACAAGAGTTTTTCAACAAAACACTGTTTCTTATGGCTATATGTAGATTTCATGGTTTTACTAGGATTTTCAAGTTTTTAAAAAAACATAATTTTAAATATTAGTTCGCATATATTAAAATTAACGATTATATTATTTTGACAATTGCAAAAATTTTAAAATTTTTGTTATGTTGACTCAGAATAAGAATAATAATAAAATATATCCAAATATGGATTAGATATATAGAATATCTAATAAAATATTTGAAAGATTCTTTTTAATAGTTATTATTAGGAGGGTAATAGTATGGAAAAATCTATTGATGAATTGATTTTGGATTTAAAGGATGAGGATGACTTTGTTCGTGAAGAGGCAATTGGCTCACTTGAACTTAAAGGGGAAGAGGCAGTATGCCCTCTCATTGAAGCTTTAGGCCAAAGAAATAAGGATATTAAAATAGGTGCCGCTCAGGTATTGGCAGCTATCGGGGATAAAAGAGCCATTCCAGCACTTGTGGCCACTTTGGGTGACAGAAACAAGTTGGTAAGAAGAGAAGCATCTACTGCACTTACCACCATGGGTGATGAAGCTATCGAACCTGTAATTGCAGAGCTTGACAATCCTAAATGGAGAGTAAGAGGTGCTGCATGCTGGGTCCTTGGTGCATTGGATGCTAAGGAAGCTCTTCCAAAGCTTGAAGAGCTATTGAATGATGAAAGCTCTTTTGTGCAATACGGTGCAAAGGATGCTATTAATAGAATAAATAATGGATAATTTTATTTATTCTTCTTTTTTATTATATTTTTCTTCTTTTTTTTTAAATAAATAATTATTCTTTTTTTTTAACGCTTTTTAGACTTTTTTCGAGATTCTTTTTGTGCTGTTTTTAAGATTTGGTGATAGTTTTCTTTTTAATGATGGGGCTATGCTTTTCTATAGACCGGTCTTTAGATGGTAATATAAAAAAAATAATATCTGATTATAGTAAGAAACTTGTTTAATTGTATTAAAAGGGTTTCAAAATAAAATATTTGATGATAAAAAAAAAGGGTTTAATCATTATGTTAATTTTTATAAAAAAAGAGATTTAAAATAATTTTAAAACTTAAAGTAAGGATTCAAAAAGAACTCTTAACTTTAAATTTTCCAACATCCTAGGAGCTAATGAAATAACTCTAAGTAATGTTATATTTTTAGACTATATAATATTAACTGATTTAATAAATAATTTTTCATTTATGAAAGGGGTTCAAAGATTATTATTTGGCTTTAAAAAGAGTTTAATACATTTTTATTAAAAAAGAGATTTAAAATAAGTTTAAAACTTAAAGTAAGGATTCAAAATGAATCCTTGGCTTTAAATTTTCTATCATCCTAGGAGTTAATGAAATAACTCTATGTAATATTATATGTTTAAAGTATATAATATTAACTGTTGAAGAAAAAACTACCCTATAAAAAATATAAAAACAATTATTTTTTTTAGTTCAACAACTGAATACATTTTATTTCATTAATAAAATGAAGATTTTGAGGATTTCTAAAGAGTATTTTAGAATCTTTTCAGAGTTGTCTTTCAAGAATTCTAATGAATCTTTTAGAAGATCATTGTTTATATTTTTCATTTTTTTCCTCCATTTTCGGATGATAGATATTTTTTTGTAGCAGGAAAAAACTTCAATTAATAATTTATTTTTATCATTAATAAATATAATGGTTTTTTTGAGATAAATATTGATTTAAAAGTGTTAAATTGATTTAATAATGTTAAATTGATATCATTTCGTAAAATTGACTTCATTTGGTAAATTTTACTTGAAAGTGTAAAATTGATGTCATATCGTAAAATTGGTATTAAGATATGAAATTGATTTTAGGGTGAAATCTTTAATGTCCGTTGAGGAATCATTAAAAGAAATGTAAAATGGGGTTTATTTTTATCCTATAAAAAAGTGGCAAATATTCTCACTTTTAAAAAAAATATTACTTTATGTTATGGCTAAATCGTATGGTATTGTAAAATGAGGGTCTTGATTTAAATGTGTGAAAAATCTATAAGTTTATAAAATATCATGTACAAAATATTAGTAAAATCAAAATCAAAATCAAAAATCGAAAGAATAGAAAAATTTTTTAAATCCATTATTTTTGTTTTAATTAATTAATAAGGTTTATATTTATGATAACAATTACAGTAAAAGAAGAGGAAGTCTTAAAATCAAAATAAAACAGCATGGCCAAGAGAGAATAGATGCCTCAGTCATTAAGGATGAGTTGGGCCTTTATGAGCACGACTTGAATGATCTCTTAAAAAGCCTTGAGGATAAGGGTCTTGTCCATTATGAAGGTTCCTATGTTCAGTTAAGGGATTTTGAAGGGGTAATAAATACTGTGGATTCAAAAGAGGATGTTCTTACAGCTGAACTGAATCAGAAGGAGAAAAAGTCCTTTGAAATAATCAAGTCCTTGGCAGATGAGAACAATTTGGTTTCAAGGTATGAGATAGAGGGCAATCTATTGTATGGTGATTTGAAGCTTACAGACTTTAGGATGTATCATATTATTCTGTCTTTGGAAAATAAGGGACTTATTGAAGCTGTCTATAAGCATAATGGGGACTATTATAAGATTTTATAGTCCAATATCTTATTTTTTTATTTTCTTTTATTATTTTATTTTTCTTTATTTTTTTATAACTAATTTCTTCTATCTATTTATAGATTTATTATTTTTTTTATTCAAAACTATTTATTCTATTTTTAACATAAATTCATTAATTATATCCAAGATTCTGCTTATATTTTTCCCAATAAGGACATTATGCTTGGTGTCTTCAAGAATTATCATTTCAGAATTATCAATATTATCATATATTTTCCTTTGAAGCTCCAGATCTGTCAGCTCATCATCAGCACCTGCAATCACAATTGTCGGAGCATCTATTGTATTTAGTTTGTCAGTTATGGAAAAGCTATATCCTGCCTTGATTCCTGCTTTTATTCCTTCAATGTTTGCAGTCTTTGCTCCTTCCTTTTTAACGTATTCCAATTCTACCTCATGCTTTTTTAGGACATCTTCAGGTAGCGTGTAAGGTAGAATTACATCAAAGAACTCTTCAAATCCCTGCTCTATTGCTTCTTCAAAGCTGTCAAATATCTCATTCAAATGGTCTGAAAACTCAGAGAAGCTTGACATTATTATAAGTCCATCAACCATCTTCGGATGATTTATTGCAAAGTCCAATGCCACATTTCCTCCTAATGATAGGCCAATCAGTACTGCTTTTTCTATATTCAAATAATTCAATAAATAATAAAGGTCCTTTTGGTATAAGTCGATGGTTATCTCTTTCCTATCATCACCAGACTCTCCGTGAGCCCTCAAGTCAAATGACAATGTTTGGTAATCTCCCTTTAGGCTCTCCTGGAGGGGCCTCCAATAGTTCAGGCTGTCTGAGAGTCCATGGATGAACACTATTGTTCGGCCTTCTCCTTCAAGATTATAGTTTAAAATTATGTTATTAACTTTTGCCTTATCCATAAAAATCATTTATTTTTCTTTTTTCAATTAACTTTATAATCTTCCTTGTTTTTATAATTAATTATTTTTTCATTGTCCTTATCTCTTTTTATTATAAAAGCAATTGAAAATTAATGAAATATTTTATCATCTAAATTTTTCAAAAAAATATCTTATTACTCATTCAATTTAACTTGGAAATTTAGTAATATTTATATTGTATAAAGTAATAATATAAACATAAGAATAATAATTTTTATGTAACGATTATTAAAATTTTAAATATTTTGATTTGTAGTTTTAGGTGTTTATTATGATGAGAATTAGTATGTCTTTACCAAAAAAGCTATTGGCTGAGTTTGATGAAGTTTTAAAGGATAGAGGTTATCAATCCCGTTCAAAAGGTATTCGTGACGCTTTAAGCGATTATATTTTAAGGTATCCATGGATGAATGAAATGGAAGGTAACAGGGTAGGAGTTATTACTGTTATCTATGATCATCATTTTACAGGAGTCATGGAAAACCTTGCAGACATTCAACATGACTGCATGGAAGAGATCAATGCAAGCATGCATATTCACATGACCCATAAGTACTGTATGGAAGTAATTGTCGTAAACGGTAATGTGACTCATATCAGAGAATTGGCAGAGAGAATGATGAGGCTTAAAGGGGTAGAGCATGTAAAGCTTACAAGTACTGCAAATGGTGAGTCTCTAGACCGTGAGCCAGGTCTTGAACACTCTCACTCACATTCACATTCTCATTTAATTTTTTTTTTAAAGAATTTCTTTTTTTTATTTTCTTAAATTAAATTTTATTTAGCTTTAAAATTTAATTTAAATTCTTTTTTTATTATTTTATTATATTATTATTTTTATTAGTTCTGTATAGTTAGTTATTTTTTCTAAGATTGATAGATTGATTGTTTTTTTTTAATTTGGAATTTATTTTTGGATTTTTAGGTTTTTTAATATGAAATTTAATGGTTGATTCTTATCACTTTAAGCTTTTTAAGAGATTATGAGCGTCTTGCCGTATTTAAGGAAGCAATTGATGAATTTGCTATTTCTAATTTAGATAAGGATTTGGATTGTTCAAATTCAAATGGCGATATAAATTCAGATGACGATAAAAAGTTAGATTGCTCTCTTGCATACGATTTAGGATGTGGAAGCGGAGTTTTAAGCTATTTAGCATCTGATTATTTTGATAAGATAATATCAATTGAGCA
Encoded here:
- the nikR gene encoding nickel-responsive transcriptional regulator NikR, producing MMRISMSLPKKLLAEFDEVLKDRGYQSRSKGIRDALSDYILRYPWMNEMEGNRVGVITVIYDHHFTGVMENLADIQHDCMEEINASMHIHMTHKYCMEVIVVNGNVTHIRELAERMMRLKGVEHVKLTSTANGESLDREPGLEHSHSHSHSHLIFFLKNFFFLFS
- a CDS encoding class I adenylate-forming enzyme family protein, whose protein sequence is MLNITTFLDANACRLEKEVFYYPNRELRYNSKELLTIVSGIGQSLKDKNIEKGDRVLIYLNNSPEYLFSLLAIWRIGAIAIPTNRILTSAELDYMISDSDAKLIITDDEARETIKDLKINSYIIEDCESFKDSEVLPAEETEWDDLCQLQYTSGTTGKPKGSMLTHGNWFTAIHNACDVLTYKEDDTFLCIYPMAHVGILWAIAALRAGALCITMDFFEINEYLRLCEEEKVSVLSGMPPVIHTLTNLEEEKRENLSTVREIISGGGPLHRKIWKKFMGQYNIPIINAYGLSESIVIGTGTVIRPEDYATADRYESVGHPVCFSELKIVDEDDPNKTLDKYEHGEIALRGPAIAKGYWGMEKETKESFLEDGWFLTGDIGYIDEDNRLFITDRKKDMIVMSGWKIYPTEVEETLIKYPKVDEIAIFSINDIHRGELPVAAVVWKEDEDPEGLLEYSREYLARYKVPRKIFTMDELPRVNGWKLLRRELREMFSQ
- the aksF gene encoding homoisocitrate dehydrogenase, producing MIKIARIDGDGIGKEVTEAGVAVLESLDLNIDFVEAEAGRECFDKNGTTIPEETIRIARNAKATLFGAITSTPGEKSPIITLRQELDTYANLRPIKSFKGVDCLFDDLDFLIVRENTEGLYSGKERLEEDKAIAHRVITRKASERISRLAFQEAIKLNKESVTCVHKSNVLKKTDGVFKDSFYNVAKDYPQIKTIDYYVDATAMYLLTKPQEFDVIVTSNLFGDILSDASAGLVGGLGLAPSGNIGDKHGLFEPVHGSAPDIAGNNISNPIAMILSVSMMLEYLNEDYLASKVKTACENVLEKGKVLTPDLGGNAKTMDVANEVIKEIEKLD
- a CDS encoding alpha/beta fold hydrolase, which produces MDKAKVNNIILNYNLEGEGRTIVFIHGLSDSLNYWRPLQESLKGDYQTLSFDLRAHGESGDDRKEITIDLYQKDLYYLLNYLNIEKAVLIGLSLGGNVALDFAINHPKMVDGLIIMSSFSEFSDHLNEIFDSFEEAIEQGFEEFFDVILPYTLPEDVLKKHEVELEYVKKEGAKTANIEGIKAGIKAGYSFSITDKLNTIDAPTIVIAGADDELTDLELQRKIYDNIDNSEMIILEDTKHNVLIGKNISRILDIINEFMLKIE
- a CDS encoding HEAT repeat domain-containing protein codes for the protein MEKSIDELILDLKDEDDFVREEAIGSLELKGEEAVCPLIEALGQRNKDIKIGAAQVLAAIGDKRAIPALVATLGDRNKLVRREASTALTTMGDEAIEPVIAELDNPKWRVRGAACWVLGALDAKEALPKLEELLNDESSFVQYGAKDAINRINNG